The following proteins come from a genomic window of Theileria equi strain WA chromosome 2 map unlocalized gcontig_1105316255037, whole genome shotgun sequence:
- a CDS encoding hypothetical protein (encoded by transcript BEWA_037090A), whose product MRVPTLIIFALTRCLVDSLDVKNFVPSDGSAAEGAETDPPAVQQGQDAVPEQPPHDVVDHRENRAYDVIPPLEARAAGLSGESSEEDGHAVNPSAEGMPDSAKGSDERTSECKETESSHLKGTLASENKDIVQASADKDGDSEASATFLSELNTGSCAFRLSTEIIECALEADKAMKEAEEQVRKLTEDYKRSLTNTREICDTLLKVMDCHSEHCKDYSDITKQLVEFRERQTCRIEPDLLTFFRDIVGKMRNKETHSDFESIAKEFEDAVDEYVDGITQYSEIYKAGAYKTLSNAVNSMEKVREGLRKEAQKNAEMKALQVHVDMSIQVVISATDSLRTLLSKLLDF is encoded by the coding sequence ATGAGAGTCCCTACGCTGATAATTTTTGCATTAACAAGATGCCTCGTCGATTCTTTGGATGTTAAGAACTTTGTACCTTCAGATGGATCTGCAGCAGAAGGCGCAGAAACGGATCCTCCCGCAGTTCAACAGGGTCAAGATGCCGTGCCGGAGCAACCTCCTCACGATGTTGTAGATCACAGAGAAAACCGCGCCTATGATGTAATACCTCCGCTAGAGGCTCGGGCTGCTGGGCTCTCTGGAGAATCTTCAGAGGAGGATGGACATGCGGTAAATCCATCAGCTGAAGGTATGCCAGATAGTGCCAAGGGGTCAGATGAGCGTACTAGTGAATGCAAAGAAACTGAATCATCTCATCTAAAAGGCACTTTAGCCTCTGAAAACAAGGATATTGTCCAAGCCAGCGCTGATAAAGACGGAGATTCAGAGGCCAGTGCCACATTTCTTTCCGAACTAAATACTGGATCATGCGCTTTCAGACTCTCCACAGAAATAATCGAGTGTGCTCTAGAGGCAGACAAGGCAATGAAGGAAGCGGAGGAACAAGTAAGAAAACTAACTGAAGACTATAAACGATCGTTGACAAACACAAGAGAAATTTGCGATACCCTTTTAAAGGTGATGGACTGTCACAGTGAACATTGTAAAGATTATAGCGACATTACAAAACAACTTGTAGAGTTTAGAGAAAGGCAAACATGCAGAATAGAACCAGATTTACTAACCTTTTTTCGTGACATCGTCGGGAAGATGAGAAATAAGGAAACGCACAGTGACTTTGAAAGCATAGCAAAGGAATTCGAGGACGCCGTAGATGAGTACGTGGACGGAATAACTCAGTACAGCGAAATATACAAAGCAGGTGCATACAAGACTCTAAGTAACGCTGTTAACTCCATGGAAAAGGTTCGGGAGGGGCTCAGGAAAGAAGCGCAAAAGAATGCAGAAATGAAGGCACTTCAGGTGCATGTAGACATGAGCATACAAGTTGTAATTTCAGCTACAGATTCACTGAGAACTCTCTTGAGCAAGCTTTTAGATTTCTAA
- a CDS encoding signal peptide containing protein (encoded by transcript BEWA_037100A), producing the protein MRILAVLLTVSLVGVCHGKGGNKKPPTQPATPTVQQGDAPVKTVCRQNPPKAPTQPGSVPEVRQEQKSATNLQGSVKKEQDEAKEQQPAAKPVTLSERAKKVDTKSFDVRESSSNGVPLLTCTPKSDVVVTELKYGDETIWNNSRGSCLSALIHFKGEKPYVVTVQYRENEEEHVIFLHYNGEKWENNKREHERKLNILRGVPPSEESSVTESAEQSLLTTWSNGDPTLLNLALRNAASTEWYLEKINENWNDVGGRVFEEGLRILKRELKHAIPITLDLANPNKSQISVQTGNYSGVEYKGYTPKRGHYFSSFSNDGSPIWTISRGERCFLAQSFTQGNFTLFTLVSDFGHKYFEKLDGKWREVTLGDFLNKLNEMRKS; encoded by the coding sequence ATGAGAATTCTGGCGGTATTGTTGACGGTGTCTCTGGTGGGAGTCTGCCATGGGAAGGGTGGTAATAAGAAGCCACCAACTCAACCGGCAACTCCTACTGTTCAACAAGGAGATGCTCCAGTAAAGACAGTGTGTAGACAGAATCCTCCTAAGGCTCCTACTCAACCAGGATCAGTTCCTGAAGTTAGGCAGGAGCAAAAGTCAGCTACAAATCTCCAGGGTAGTGTCAAGAAAGAGCAAGACGAAGCTAAAGAACAACAACCAGCAGCTAAGCCTGTAACTCTGAGTGAACGTGCTAAAAAGGTTGATACAAAGTCGTTTGATGTGAGAGAATCTAGCTCTAATGGAGTGCCACTTTTGACATGCACACCAAAGTCTGATGTTGTAGTTACAGAACTCAAGTATGGTGACGAAACCATATGGAATAACTCTAGAGGGTCATGTTTATCAGCCCTAATACACTTTAAAGGAGAGAAGCCATATGTTGTAACAGTGCAGTAtagagagaatgaagaagaacatGTTATCTTCCTTCATTATAACGGTGAGAAGTGGGAAAATAACAAGAGAGAACATGAAAGAAAGCTTAACATACTGAGGGGAGTTCCTCCTAGTGAAGAGTCTTCAGTTACTGAGTCAGCTGAACAGTCTCTACTTACAACAtggtctaatggagacCCTACTCTTCTTAACCTGGCTCTACGGAACGCTGCTTCTACCGAGTGGTATcttgagaaaataaatgagaatTGGAACGATGTTGGAGGGAGAGTGTTTGAAGAAGGGCTTAGGATATTGAAAAGAGAACTTAAACATGCAATACCAATCACTCTTGACCTTGCCAATCCTAATAAATCCCAGATAAGTGTACAGACAGGAAACTATAGTGGAGTAGAATATAAGGGGTATACTCCGAAGAGAGGCCATTatttctcttctttctctAACGACGGAAGTCCTATCTGGACAATTTCTAGAGGTGAAAGGTGTTTCCTTGCACAGTCTTTTACACAGGGAAATTTTACTCTCTTTACTCTTGTAAGTGATTTTGGacacaaatattttgagaaacttgatggtaaatggagGGAGGTTACACTTGGTGACTTTTTAAATAAGCTAAATGAAATGAGAAAGTCTTGA